A single Thermaerobacter sp. FW80 DNA region contains:
- a CDS encoding ammonium transporter — MKNLGRWAALVASLAVGAWGRPAVAAEPTAAEAAAGALAALFTAWVTSGKADVWSMLNGVLAGLVAITASCAFVKPWAAVIVGAVAGVLMVFAIRWTERVLKVDDPVGAFSVHGISGIWGTLSTGLFAAPDLVDQVGMGQPGLLYGAGLHQLGVQALGVTVSLAYVLAAAWLTFVLVDKAVGLRLSRQDERIGLDISEHGLPAYPELLPSAEPGISAPAQRATRPTSAQPTVQT, encoded by the coding sequence ATGAAGAATCTGGGGCGCTGGGCAGCGCTGGTGGCCTCGTTGGCGGTCGGTGCCTGGGGTCGCCCAGCTGTCGCGGCCGAACCCACCGCTGCCGAGGCGGCGGCAGGGGCGCTGGCCGCCCTGTTCACCGCCTGGGTGACTTCCGGCAAGGCCGACGTCTGGTCCATGTTGAACGGCGTGCTGGCGGGGCTGGTGGCCATCACCGCCTCCTGCGCCTTCGTCAAACCGTGGGCGGCCGTGATCGTCGGGGCCGTGGCCGGGGTGTTGATGGTCTTCGCGATCCGGTGGACCGAGCGGGTCCTGAAGGTCGACGATCCCGTGGGTGCCTTTTCCGTCCACGGCATCAGCGGGATCTGGGGCACCCTCTCGACGGGCCTGTTCGCCGCCCCCGATCTGGTCGACCAGGTTGGTATGGGCCAACCGGGACTGCTCTACGGCGCCGGACTCCACCAGCTGGGGGTTCAAGCCCTTGGCGTCACCGTCTCCTTGGCGTACGTGTTGGCGGCGGCTTGGTTGACCTTCGTGCTCGTGGACAAGGCGGTGGGCCTGCGCCTCTCCCGGCAGGACGAACGAATCGGCCTTGACATCAGCGAACACGGCCTGCCCGCCTATCCCGAGCTGCTCCCGTCGGCGGAGCCCGGGATCTCGGCCCCTGCGCAGCGGGCAACCCGGCCCACCTCGGCACAACCGACGGTCCAGACCTGA
- the asnB gene encoding asparagine synthase (glutamine-hydrolyzing), whose amino-acid sequence MCGIAGWIDWDRDLLRERPVLEAMTETLVCRGPDESGHWVSRHAALGQRRLIVIDPVGGVQPMVRERGGGRFVLTYNGELYNTAELRRELEALGHRFTTRSDTEVVLAAYMAWGERAPERLNGIFAFAVWDERAQRLFLARDRFGIKPLFYQVRGGTLLFASELKALLAHPEVEPVVDAEGLAEIFALGPARTPGHGVFKGVDELLPGHYLVWDRGGLRRHAYWRLESRPHTDDPATTVATVRDLLADAVRRQLVSDVPLGTLLSGGVDSSAVTALAVRALAEAGHGEPLRTFSVDYEGNDRFFQPNDFQPEADAPYVDLMVRTLGTRHRVVRLSTAALVEALPRAVTARDLPGMADIDASLLLLCEAIRRDVTVALSGECADEVFCGYPWFFRDDALRADTFPWSLKLDARLAVLHPALRERLRPAEYLADRYRQALAEVPRLEGEEPAAARRREIAYLTLTRWMPVLLDRNDRMSMAVGLEVRVPFCDHRLVEYVWNVPWALKTMGGREKGLLRHALAGVLPDEVLWRKKSPYPKTFNPAYLAAVGQWVRSILADPDSPLRPLIDEGAVRELVEAEGEFDLPWFGQLMRRPQMLAYLAQVDLWLRKYRVRVAV is encoded by the coding sequence ATGTGCGGCATCGCGGGATGGATCGACTGGGATCGGGATCTTTTGCGGGAGCGGCCGGTGCTCGAGGCCATGACGGAGACCCTCGTGTGCCGCGGTCCCGACGAGAGCGGCCACTGGGTCTCCCGCCATGCCGCACTGGGCCAGCGTCGGCTGATCGTCATCGACCCGGTGGGCGGCGTCCAGCCCATGGTGCGGGAGCGGGGCGGGGGCCGGTTTGTCCTGACGTACAACGGGGAGCTGTACAACACCGCCGAGCTGCGGCGCGAGCTGGAGGCCCTGGGCCACCGCTTCACCACCCGGTCCGACACCGAGGTGGTGCTGGCCGCCTACATGGCTTGGGGGGAGCGGGCGCCCGAGCGCCTCAACGGCATCTTCGCATTCGCCGTCTGGGACGAACGGGCCCAGCGGCTCTTCCTGGCCCGCGACCGGTTCGGGATCAAGCCGCTCTTCTACCAGGTCCGCGGCGGCACGCTGCTGTTCGCCTCCGAGCTCAAGGCCCTGCTGGCCCACCCCGAGGTGGAGCCCGTGGTGGACGCCGAGGGGCTGGCGGAGATCTTCGCCCTGGGGCCGGCCCGCACGCCGGGCCACGGCGTGTTCAAGGGCGTCGACGAGCTGCTGCCCGGTCATTACCTGGTCTGGGACCGGGGCGGCCTCCGCCGGCACGCCTACTGGCGGCTGGAGAGCCGGCCCCACACCGACGACCCCGCCACCACGGTGGCCACCGTCCGCGACCTCCTCGCCGACGCCGTCCGGCGCCAGCTGGTGTCCGACGTCCCGCTGGGGACGCTGCTCTCGGGCGGCGTCGACTCCAGCGCCGTCACCGCCCTGGCCGTCCGGGCCCTGGCGGAGGCGGGGCACGGGGAGCCGCTGCGGACCTTCTCCGTGGACTACGAGGGCAACGACCGGTTCTTCCAGCCCAACGACTTCCAGCCCGAGGCCGACGCGCCCTACGTGGACCTGATGGTCCGCACCCTGGGCACCCGTCATCGGGTGGTGCGCCTGTCCACCGCCGCCCTGGTCGAGGCGCTGCCCCGCGCGGTGACCGCCCGCGACCTGCCCGGGATGGCCGACATCGACGCCTCGCTGCTGCTCCTCTGCGAGGCGATCCGGCGCGACGTCACCGTCGCCCTCTCCGGCGAGTGCGCCGACGAGGTCTTCTGCGGCTACCCCTGGTTCTTCCGGGACGACGCCCTGCGGGCCGACACCTTTCCCTGGTCGCTGAAGCTGGACGCCCGCCTCGCGGTGCTGCACCCGGCGCTGCGGGAGCGGCTGCGCCCGGCGGAGTACCTGGCCGACCGCTACCGCCAGGCCCTGGCCGAGGTGCCGCGCCTCGAGGGGGAGGAACCGGCCGCCGCCCGCCGCCGGGAGATCGCCTACCTCACCCTGACGCGGTGGATGCCGGTGCTGCTCGACCGCAACGACCGCATGAGCATGGCGGTGGGCCTCGAGGTGCGCGTGCCCTTCTGCGACCACCGCCTGGTGGAGTACGTGTGGAACGTGCCGTGGGCCCTCAAGACCATGGGCGGCCGGGAGAAGGGGCTCTTGCGTCACGCCCTGGCCGGGGTCCTGCCCGACGAAGTCCTCTGGCGGAAGAAGAGCCCGTACCCCAAGACGTTCAACCCCGCGTACCTGGCGGCCGTGGGCCAATGGGTGCGATCGATCCTCGCCGACCCGGACTCCCCCCTGCGCCCGCTGATCGACGAGGGAGCGGTGCGGGAGCTGGTGGAGGCGGAGGGGGAATTCGACCTCCCCTGGTTTGGCCAGCTGATGCGCCGGCCCCAGATGCTGGCCTACTTGGCCCAGGTGGACCTGTGGCTGCGGAAGTACAGGGTGCGGGTCGCGGTCTGA
- a CDS encoding YceI family protein produces MAEAATATRWTIDASHSTVEFAVRHMMISTVKGHFGKIEGYLEAPDITDLSKGAKLEARIDAATVDTREPQRDEHLRSAEFFDVANHPTIEFRSTRIEKTGANRYKVTGDLTIRGVTKEVTWDLTYEGGGKDPWGNERAAFHAETQVNRKDFGLKWNMLLESGGVLVGDEVRVTVDVQLVKQGQGQA; encoded by the coding sequence GTGGCCGAGGCGGCGACGGCGACGCGGTGGACCATCGACGCGTCCCACAGCACCGTCGAGTTCGCGGTCCGGCACATGATGATCTCCACGGTCAAGGGGCACTTCGGCAAGATCGAGGGCTACCTCGAGGCGCCGGACATCACGGACCTCAGCAAGGGCGCCAAGCTGGAGGCCCGCATCGACGCCGCCACCGTCGACACCCGGGAGCCCCAGCGGGACGAGCACCTGCGGTCCGCGGAGTTCTTCGACGTGGCCAACCACCCCACCATCGAGTTCCGCAGCACCCGCATCGAGAAGACCGGGGCGAACCGCTACAAGGTCACCGGGGATCTCACCATCCGCGGGGTCACCAAGGAGGTCACCTGGGACCTGACCTACGAGGGCGGCGGCAAGGACCCCTGGGGCAACGAGCGGGCCGCCTTCCACGCCGAGACCCAGGTCAACCGCAAGGACTTCGGTCTGAAGTGGAACATGCTGCTGGAGTCGGGCGGCGTCCTGGTGGGCGACGAGGTGCGGGTCACCGTCGACGTCCAGCTGGTGAAGCAGGGGCAGGGCCAGGCCTGA
- a CDS encoding helix-turn-helix domain-containing protein has translation MKVCPRYEQAVQILGKKWTGLILRVLMTGKKRFCDFKASLPEMSDRILSERLKELEEAGILTRHVHDTRPVLIEYELTEKGRALEPVVAAIQAWADRWCDGTPDSHPVDEGSEPAEAEAATREGQAAGEAGSPP, from the coding sequence GTGAAAGTCTGCCCCCGCTACGAGCAGGCCGTGCAGATCCTGGGCAAGAAGTGGACGGGCCTGATCCTGCGGGTGCTGATGACCGGCAAGAAGCGCTTCTGCGACTTCAAGGCCAGCCTGCCCGAGATGAGCGATCGCATCCTCTCCGAACGCCTCAAGGAGCTGGAGGAGGCTGGCATCCTCACCCGGCACGTGCACGACACCCGGCCCGTGCTCATCGAGTACGAGCTGACGGAGAAGGGACGGGCGCTGGAGCCGGTGGTGGCCGCCATCCAGGCGTGGGCCGACCGCTGGTGCGACGGCACCCCGGACTCCCATCCGGTTGACGAAGGGAGCGAGCCCGCGGAAGCGGAAGCGGCCACCCGGGAGGGGCAGGCGGCGGGGGAGGCGGGGTCCCCGCCGTAG
- a CDS encoding carboxylesterase/lipase family protein, with amino-acid sequence MASVPDAPAVVVETRYGAVRGRKEGAVCVWKGIPFARPPVGELRFRPPEPPQPWSGVRDATRFGPASVQPDDRLISNLTGGATLPQDEDCLYLNIWSPSPEGRRPVMVWIHGGAYLTGAGSIPWYDGTSFAREGGVVLVTVNYRLGALGFLYLEEAFGPDFAGSGNLGILDQIAALRWVKENIAAFGGDPDQVTIFGESAGAGSVGVLLAAPGARGLFRRAILQSGSGGLGVRTRESAARVAARVLRHAGVEPGDRRALLDLPARAWVEAVAALGPGLPLGPVVDGHVLPEHPLNALARGAARDVAVLTGVTKDEYNLFALQDPVWLGDDEAALRHQVEAMVGPAAAGRLIEFYRRRGQGPLGRRLLPLMSYAVFVRGMLATADAQAQVGAPVWAYRFDFETPVLGGVLGACHALEIPFVFNNLDRAGADRFTGTAPERYDVARMMHRAWIAFARQGDPQHDGLPPWPRYDRDERAVMVFDREPRVERDPWREEREVWASVPAGL; translated from the coding sequence GTGGCCAGCGTCCCCGATGCGCCAGCGGTGGTGGTGGAGACCCGCTACGGGGCCGTCCGGGGCCGCAAGGAGGGCGCGGTCTGCGTCTGGAAGGGGATCCCGTTCGCCCGCCCGCCCGTCGGCGAGCTGCGCTTTCGCCCGCCCGAGCCCCCGCAGCCGTGGAGCGGTGTGCGCGATGCCACGCGCTTCGGTCCGGCCTCGGTCCAGCCCGACGACCGGCTGATCAGCAACCTGACCGGTGGCGCGACCCTGCCGCAGGATGAGGACTGCCTCTACCTCAACATCTGGTCACCCTCCCCCGAGGGCCGCCGCCCCGTGATGGTGTGGATCCACGGTGGCGCATACCTGACGGGCGCCGGATCCATCCCCTGGTACGACGGCACCTCCTTCGCCCGCGAGGGCGGCGTGGTGCTGGTGACCGTCAACTACCGCCTCGGTGCGCTGGGGTTCCTGTACCTCGAGGAGGCGTTCGGGCCCGATTTCGCCGGCTCGGGCAACCTCGGCATCCTCGACCAGATCGCCGCCCTGCGCTGGGTGAAAGAGAACATCGCGGCCTTCGGGGGCGATCCCGACCAGGTCACCATCTTCGGCGAGTCCGCCGGGGCCGGCAGCGTCGGCGTGCTGTTGGCGGCCCCGGGCGCGCGGGGGTTGTTCCGGCGGGCCATCCTGCAGAGCGGCTCGGGGGGCCTGGGGGTGCGCACGCGGGAATCCGCGGCGCGGGTGGCGGCCAGGGTCCTGCGCCATGCGGGGGTCGAACCCGGCGACCGGCGCGCCCTCCTCGACCTGCCTGCCAGGGCCTGGGTCGAGGCGGTGGCGGCCCTCGGGCCGGGCCTGCCCCTGGGGCCGGTGGTGGACGGCCACGTGCTGCCCGAGCACCCGCTGAACGCCCTCGCTCGGGGCGCGGCCCGGGACGTGGCGGTGCTGACGGGCGTCACCAAGGACGAGTACAACCTGTTCGCGCTCCAGGACCCCGTGTGGCTGGGGGACGACGAGGCGGCGCTGCGCCACCAGGTGGAGGCCATGGTGGGACCGGCGGCGGCGGGGCGGCTGATCGAGTTCTACCGCAGGCGGGGCCAGGGGCCGCTGGGTCGACGGCTCCTGCCGCTCATGAGCTACGCCGTGTTCGTCCGCGGGATGCTGGCCACCGCCGACGCCCAGGCGCAGGTGGGGGCACCGGTGTGGGCCTATCGGTTCGACTTCGAGACCCCGGTGCTGGGCGGCGTGCTGGGGGCCTGCCACGCCCTGGAGATCCCGTTCGTGTTCAATAACCTGGACCGGGCCGGGGCCGACCGCTTCACCGGCACCGCACCGGAGCGGTACGACGTCGCCCGCATGATGCACCGCGCGTGGATCGCCTTCGCCCGCCAGGGGGATCCGCAGCACGACGGTCTCCCCCCCTGGCCCCGTTACGATCGGGACGAACGGGCCGTGATGGTCTTCGACCGGGAGCCCCGCGTCGAGCGCGACCCCTGGCGTGAGGAACGGGAGGTCTGGGCCTCGGTGCCTGCAGGCCTTTGA
- a CDS encoding glutamate synthase-related protein — translation MIVRPMVESGKEPDGSMGDDTPHAVLSLVHRPLHHYFRQRFAQVTNPPIDHLREELVFSLTVRLGRQPNILVEEPAQARVIELPGPVLTAEQMAWLRRLGRLARTPGIRLAELPILFPATGPDALEPALEQLCRRAEAAVDAGSSVLVLTDRGVDADHAPIPALLAVGAVHHHLLRVGKRALASLVVESGEPRDVHHFATLVGYGAAAVHPYLALAVARELGGADGEANFIRAVEGGLKKVMSKMGISTVDAYQGAQIFEAIGLDPALVERCFTGTPCQVGGNGLRELGEDVLYWHRQAFAAAPAREAGRGGPGRGATGDGPSRGAAGSSGEEPATGRRRGATTGSGAREPAAAGDGLADTAADGYGFFKFKKDGELHEFSPEVVRALHDAVRARPGVLDGDFLATYEHYRRFSRLVHDRPPSQLRDLLDFRSDRAPIPVEEVEPIEAIVRRFSTGAMSVGALSPEAHENLAIAMNRLGARSNSGEGGEDPARYGTERNSAVKQVASGRFGVTPAYLASAVEIQIKMAQGSKPGEGGQIPGHKVTELIARLRHTVPGVPLISPPPHHDIYSIEDLAQLIYDLKQANPEALISVKLVAETGVGIIAAGVAKGYADIVVISGHSGGTGSSPLSSIKHAGLPWELGLVETQAMLVATGLRGRVTVRVDGGLKTGRDVLVAALLGADEYSFGTSALVAEGCVMARACHTNTCPVGIATQAERLRQRFPGTPEHVMNYFLYMAQEVRELLAGLGYRSLDEVIGRADLLVQRPSPLPRAERIDLGRLLVPAAPPAAARTEATTAVDEPSTRRPGAQSSATAEGDEPAAAADAGPQPVPLRRVQLRNPLPEDDNLGRRIAAELAPLIQRRRPVRRRYAIRNTDRTVGATVAWEIARRYGDQGLPPGTVQLAFHGVAGQSFGAFCMRGLHLELTGMANDYVGKGMAGGEIVIRPQPGTPTDPARNVLVGNTVLYGATGGALFCAGAAGERLAVRNSGAVAVVEGAGDHACEYMTGGTVVILGPTGRNLGAGMTGGTAFVYDPAGALAVRHHAPSVELFRLTEVPSATAQEAARESLRQLVAMHVDRTGSARARELLAHWEQALPAFWWVVPRASRERIFQETAAVLPAVAAGLD, via the coding sequence GTGATCGTCCGGCCCATGGTGGAGTCGGGCAAGGAGCCCGACGGCTCCATGGGCGACGACACGCCCCACGCCGTGCTCTCCCTGGTGCACCGGCCGCTGCACCACTACTTCCGGCAGCGCTTCGCCCAGGTGACGAACCCGCCCATCGACCACCTGCGGGAGGAGCTGGTGTTCTCCCTGACGGTGCGGTTGGGCCGGCAGCCGAACATCCTGGTGGAGGAACCGGCCCAGGCCCGGGTGATCGAGCTGCCCGGGCCCGTGCTGACGGCGGAGCAGATGGCCTGGCTGCGGCGGCTGGGGCGGCTTGCGCGGACGCCGGGGATCCGCCTCGCCGAACTGCCGATCCTCTTCCCCGCCACAGGGCCCGATGCCCTGGAGCCGGCCCTGGAGCAGCTCTGCCGGCGGGCGGAGGCGGCGGTGGACGCCGGTTCGTCCGTCCTGGTGCTGACGGACCGGGGCGTCGACGCCGACCACGCCCCGATCCCCGCCCTGCTGGCGGTGGGTGCGGTCCACCACCACCTGCTGCGGGTGGGCAAGCGGGCGCTGGCGTCCCTCGTGGTCGAGAGCGGCGAGCCCCGCGACGTCCACCACTTCGCCACCCTGGTCGGCTACGGCGCCGCGGCCGTGCACCCCTACCTGGCCCTGGCCGTCGCCCGGGAGCTGGGCGGGGCCGACGGCGAGGCGAACTTCATCCGGGCGGTGGAGGGCGGCCTCAAGAAGGTCATGTCGAAGATGGGCATCTCCACCGTGGACGCCTACCAGGGGGCGCAGATCTTCGAGGCCATCGGGCTCGATCCGGCGCTGGTCGAACGCTGCTTCACCGGGACGCCCTGCCAGGTGGGCGGCAACGGGTTGCGGGAGCTTGGGGAGGACGTGCTCTACTGGCACCGGCAGGCCTTCGCGGCGGCCCCGGCGCGGGAGGCGGGCCGCGGCGGGCCAGGCCGCGGCGCCACCGGCGACGGGCCAAGCCGTGGCGCCGCCGGTTCGTCCGGGGAGGAACCGGCGACGGGCCGGAGGCGAGGGGCCACGACCGGCAGCGGGGCCCGCGAGCCCGCGGCAGCCGGCGACGGGCTGGCCGACACCGCCGCCGACGGGTACGGGTTCTTCAAGTTCAAGAAGGACGGCGAGCTGCACGAGTTCAGCCCCGAGGTGGTGCGGGCGCTGCACGACGCCGTGCGGGCGCGGCCGGGGGTGCTGGACGGCGACTTCCTCGCCACCTACGAGCACTATCGCCGCTTCAGCCGGCTGGTCCACGACCGGCCGCCCAGCCAGCTGCGGGACCTCTTGGACTTCCGCTCCGACCGGGCGCCCATCCCGGTGGAGGAGGTGGAGCCGATCGAGGCCATCGTGCGGCGCTTCTCCACCGGGGCCATGTCCGTGGGCGCCCTCTCGCCCGAGGCCCACGAGAACCTGGCCATCGCCATGAACCGGCTGGGGGCCCGGTCCAACTCCGGCGAGGGCGGCGAGGACCCCGCCCGCTACGGGACCGAGCGCAACAGCGCGGTCAAGCAGGTGGCCTCGGGGCGCTTCGGCGTCACCCCGGCCTACCTGGCCTCGGCCGTGGAGATCCAGATCAAGATGGCCCAGGGCTCCAAGCCCGGGGAGGGCGGCCAGATCCCGGGCCACAAGGTGACGGAGCTGATCGCGCGGCTGCGCCACACGGTGCCGGGGGTGCCGCTGATCTCGCCGCCGCCGCACCACGACATCTACTCCATCGAAGACCTAGCCCAGCTGATCTACGACCTCAAGCAGGCGAACCCCGAGGCGCTGATCTCGGTGAAGCTGGTGGCGGAGACCGGGGTGGGCATCATCGCCGCCGGCGTCGCCAAGGGGTACGCGGACATCGTGGTGATCAGCGGCCACAGCGGCGGCACGGGATCGTCGCCCCTGAGCTCGATCAAGCACGCGGGCCTTCCGTGGGAGCTCGGCCTGGTGGAGACCCAGGCGATGCTGGTGGCCACCGGCCTGCGCGGCCGGGTGACGGTGCGGGTCGACGGGGGCCTGAAGACCGGCCGGGACGTGCTGGTGGCGGCCCTCCTGGGCGCCGACGAGTACTCCTTCGGCACGTCGGCCCTGGTGGCGGAGGGCTGCGTGATGGCGCGGGCCTGCCACACCAACACCTGCCCGGTGGGCATCGCCACCCAGGCCGAGCGGCTCCGGCAGCGGTTCCCCGGCACGCCCGAGCACGTGATGAACTACTTCCTCTACATGGCCCAGGAGGTGCGGGAGCTCCTGGCCGGGCTCGGGTACCGCTCGCTGGATGAGGTGATCGGGCGGGCGGACCTCCTGGTCCAGCGGCCCTCCCCCCTGCCGCGGGCCGAGCGCATCGACCTGGGCCGGCTGCTGGTGCCGGCAGCCCCCCCGGCAGCGGCGCGGACGGAGGCGACGACGGCGGTGGACGAACCTAGCACCCGCCGGCCGGGCGCCCAATCGTCCGCGACGGCCGAAGGGGACGAACCGGCCGCGGCGGCCGACGCCGGCCCGCAGCCCGTGCCCCTGCGCCGCGTCCAGCTACGCAACCCGCTGCCGGAGGACGACAATCTCGGCCGGCGCATCGCCGCCGAGCTCGCCCCCCTCATCCAGCGGCGGCGGCCCGTCCGGCGCCGCTACGCCATCCGCAACACCGACCGCACCGTGGGGGCGACGGTGGCCTGGGAGATCGCCCGGCGCTACGGCGACCAGGGCCTGCCACCGGGCACGGTGCAGCTGGCCTTCCACGGCGTGGCGGGCCAGTCCTTCGGCGCCTTCTGCATGCGCGGCCTCCACCTCGAGCTGACGGGCATGGCCAACGACTACGTGGGCAAGGGCATGGCCGGCGGCGAGATCGTCATCCGGCCGCAGCCGGGGACGCCGACCGATCCCGCCCGCAACGTGCTGGTGGGCAACACCGTGCTCTACGGGGCCACCGGCGGCGCCCTGTTCTGCGCCGGCGCGGCGGGCGAGCGGCTGGCGGTGCGCAACAGCGGCGCCGTGGCGGTGGTGGAGGGGGCGGGCGATCACGCCTGCGAGTACATGACGGGCGGCACGGTGGTGATCCTCGGCCCCACCGGCCGCAACCTCGGCGCCGGCATGACGGGCGGCACGGCCTTCGTCTACGATCCCGCGGGCGCCCTGGCGGTGCGCCACCACGCCCCCTCGGTGGAGCTCTTCCGGCTGACCGAGGTGCCCAGCGCCACTGCCCAAGAGGCCGCCCGGGAGAGCCTGCGCCAGCTCGTGGCCATGCACGTCGACCGCACCGGCAGCGCCCGGGCGCGGGAGCTCCTCGCCCACTGGGAGCAGGCGCTCCCGGCCTTCTGGTGGGTCGTGCCGCGGGCCTCGCGGGAGCGGATCTTCCAGGAGACGGCGGCGGTCCTGCCGGCGGTGGCCGCGGGGCTCGATTGA
- a CDS encoding AbrB/MazE/SpoVT family DNA-binding domain-containing protein, whose translation MELLRVRERGQITIAKVLREQLGIGDNSVLLAYVERGRLILEPVPEPRGDLPSIIGLLPSRGEVNPKDARREAQRQRAERWRERHGEASGLTRARARSMPVEGGL comes from the coding sequence ATGGAGCTGCTGCGGGTGCGGGAGCGCGGCCAGATCACCATCGCCAAGGTGCTTCGAGAGCAGCTGGGCATCGGGGACAACTCCGTCCTTCTCGCCTATGTGGAAAGGGGGCGGCTCATCCTCGAGCCCGTCCCGGAGCCGAGGGGCGACTTGCCGAGCATCATCGGCCTGCTCCCAAGCCGAGGTGAGGTGAATCCCAAGGACGCGCGCCGGGAAGCCCAGCGTCAGCGGGCGGAGCGATGGCGTGAGCGCCACGGTGAGGCATCGGGGCTGACGCGTGCCCGAGCGCGGTCGATGCCCGTCGAGGGTGGCCTCTGA